A region of Anopheles merus strain MAF chromosome 2R, AmerM5.1, whole genome shotgun sequence DNA encodes the following proteins:
- the LOC121588350 gene encoding uncharacterized protein LOC121588350, whose translation MSFGTVWVAAALALGLTVLPQVTGVKHVDIFQQFNDGSFEASQKSSDGSLDPLDEEDIRTEQPTSCVEEVLPTDPLELHEKLENETDIPRMVVQNISRPNLGELFQKLTTGFFSLNLFQIGQHVRGVLVSIKSRMMAYTNDAVAKFEHLRHRTMRAVKRKMDELNEQIRTYFQNEFVEYRDVCLPDEDHCMKLLHAQIDQYEQRLRTNVEECHDKLADHLAEQRREIDAAQQLMAEPYRKMDGCLNRDAGFGRSFLACSGSAVANLAQLTTASMQSFADRMTFLSSKFTRRVDKFEKCVVKRRQLMKQNEREVVEKSKSCFKKQQSQPEAFF comes from the exons ATGAGTTTCGGGACGGTCTGGGTAGCGGCAGCACTTGCTCTAGGATTGACGGTGTTGCCACAAGTGACAGGTGTCAAACACGTCGACATATTTCAG CAATTTAACGATGGAAGCTTCGAGGCAAGTCAAAAATCATCGGACGGATCGCTAGACCCTTTGGACGAGGAAGACATCCGCACGGAACAGCCAACGAGCTGCGTCGAGGAGGTGCTGCCGACCGACCCGCTAGAGCTGCACGAAAAGCTGGAAAATGAAACGGACATTCCGCGTATGGTGGTGCAAAACATCTCCCGACCGAATCTGGGCGAGCTGTTCCAAAAGCTCACCACGGGCTTCTTCAGCCTGAACCTCTTCCAGATCGGCCAACACGTTCGCGGCGTCCTGGTCAGCATCAAGAGCCGCATGATGGCGTACACCAACGATGCCGTTGCCAAATTCGAGCACCTACGCCACCGTACGATGCGTGCGGTAAAGCGCAAGATGGACGAGCTTAACGAACAGATCCGCACCTACTTCCAGAACGAGTTCGTGGAGTACCGGGACGTGTGCCTTCCGGACGAGGACCACTGCATGAAACTGCTGCACGCCCAGATTGACCAGTATGAGCAGCGGTTGCGCACGAACGTGGAAGAATGTCACGACAAGCTGGCGGACCACCTGGCCGAGCAGCGGCGCGAAATAGACGCAGCACAACAGCTGATGGCCGAACCGTACCGTAAGATGGACGGTTGCCTGAACCGGGATGCCGGTTTTGGGCGCAGCTTCTTGGCCTGCAGTGGCAGTGCCGTGGCGAATCTGGCCCAGCTAACCACGGCATCGATGCAATCGTTCGCCGACAGGATGACCTTCCTGTCCAGCAAGTTTACGAGGCGTGTGGACAAGTTTGAAAAGTGCGTCGTGAAGAGACGGCAGCTGATGAAGCAAAACGAACGTGAGGTGGTGGAGAAGTCGAAGAGTTGCTTCAAGAAACAACAGTCTCAACCGGAAGCTTTCTTCTGA